The following proteins are encoded in a genomic region of Patescibacteria group bacterium:
- a CDS encoding HNH endonuclease, producing MPPRYVKTIKEEILYEYAKLISRSAFKGSINYGFVTDRFKALRDGNATMSGTIREWQREQEMDKECVFCGALEGLQVDHLIPRSRGGPDSADNSVLSCPACNASRGDSGVFQWLGLKKKDGLHRLVAGKYLKLLFDLHQTRGTLDINRDDIARLCPECRNKSTCREWRKEQELTCFCLESVI from the coding sequence ATGCCCCCACGCTACGTTAAGACCATAAAAGAAGAAATCCTCTACGAATACGCCAAGCTCATATCCCGCAGCGCGTTCAAGGGCAGCATCAACTACGGATTTGTCACGGACCGGTTCAAAGCCCTGCGCGACGGCAACGCTACGATGTCCGGCACGATAAGGGAGTGGCAGAGGGAGCAGGAGATGGATAAGGAGTGCGTCTTTTGCGGCGCGCTCGAAGGCCTGCAGGTCGACCACCTCATCCCGCGAAGCCGCGGCGGCCCTGATTCGGCGGATAATTCGGTCCTGTCGTGTCCCGCCTGCAACGCCTCGCGGGGCGACAGCGGCGTCTTCCAATGGTTGGGGCTCAAGAAGAAGGATGGCCTCCACCGCCTCGTGGCCGGCAAGTACCTGAAATTGCTGTTTGACCTCCACCAGACGCGTGGTACACTTGATATAAATAGGGACGACATTGCCCGGTTGTGCCCCGAATGCAGGAACAAGTCCACCTGCAGGGAGTGGCGCAAGGAACAGGAGCTTACATGTTTTTGTTTGGAGAGCGTGATCTAA